From Quercus robur chromosome 8, dhQueRobu3.1, whole genome shotgun sequence:
TAgaacatgcaatggatccttTAATGCTTGTTGATTCTCTTCATGCCCCCTCTCTTCAAAAGGATTTGTCCTCAAATCAtcacctacatcaaaaggagaaatatAGAAACATTAAATGTAGCACTAATGTTATACTCACCTGGAAGATCCAACTTGTATGCATTATCATTGATTTTCCCAAGAACTTGAAATGGATCATCCCCTCTAGGATGTAGCTTGGACCTAGGGCTGTCCAGCGACCCGTGTAATCCGACTCGCCCGACCGTATCCGCCTGATCTGAAGGCCCACGGGTGAATCCGAGTGCATATACGGGTCGGATATGGTTGTTGTTTTAAGAGGAACCGAATAATTGGTTCGGGTTTCGGGTTACACATTAAAAAATCCGAATAACCCGACCCGACCgaatatttgataaaataaaaaaataaattactgtTACCACTCAGTTTCAGTCAGGTAGTCAGCTACAAGTCACGTCGTCTGGGTAGTGGAGTCTGGAGTGGGTAACGTGCTGAAGGCTTCTGGGCACAACTTCCCAATTTTAAATCTaaccattcaattttttttttttttattaagaaagaGCTGTTGATCAACGGTTATAAATATTAATGTGCAATCTACTCTACAGGCTACAGCAGTACAGCTTCTACACAGCAGTGACAGCACAGTAAATCAGAGATTTCAAAATCAAtggttaaaattaaattaatatcaaAATCTAATGGTCACAATTAAAGATGAAGTGATCAACGGCCTGATATAATCTCATATCCcaacactctctctcactattcaGAGTTCAATCTTCACCCTTCACCGAATCAACTATCAAGATCTACTGATCAAGTGATCAAAGGGCCTCAATCTCTCTTCATTCTTCACCTAATCACTCTCTCACCATATTCACGGGCACGGCTTCAGACCTCACTACCTcagtcactctctctctctctaatcgcAATCTCATACAGatcctctcactctcactctcaaagACTCAAAGTAACGTTCTCTGCAATCtgcatctctctctttctctatctcagATTCTCAATCTCAAATCCTCAAAACCTGGAATCACTTCACCAAATCCCCTAGTCTCACACGAATGCTCTCTGCCTCTCACTCTCTAATCTCTACAGTCCCTTCAGGCCTTCACCAATTTCATACGAAATCTCAAGACTCAAATCTTCATCAGTCTTCAATCTCCACCCTTTAAAAGCTTGCATCTTCGGTCTTCTCACCAATGAACAAACCACACTCTCAAACTCTCAGTTCTCACTTAGCCTCTCTCTACTCCAAGGTCCAAACCCTAACTTCTCACTACAAGTTCTTCACACCtagccgccgccgccgccgccgtcGCCACCACCAGCAGCCACTCCTCTCCCTGCCGCCGATTATATGGGTTGAACCTAGGGTATGTGTTCTCCTTTtctcatctctctttttttcagttCTCATTGATTATATATGTTATGAAAATCTActgttaaaatcaaataaaccctaagttttataatttgaaaCCCTAACTAGAAATAGTGGAAACCTTAACCATTtacttttgttctttgttcaGTAACTTAagttgtttgattaattttgttcctatttACATTTTATTCAGGAATTGAAAGTTGTACATGTGGGGTTTTCAGTGTCTTCAAACTTGAAATTAGCACCCACGGTTTTTTAAGGtatgatttttgtttccctttgttttttgtgttcaaAGTTgggattttgttctttttttgttagAGACGTAGAGTTGATGCATGTAACTTAAGCTGCTGTGGATGTGTTCAATGTTTcagcttttattatttagtaaaatttatactgttaaaaatcaaataaactcccaagttttttgttctttgattatttgtttgattaattctgttcctattttaattttactCAGGAATTGAAAGTTGTCCAAGTGGGGTTTTCAGTCTTCAAATTCATAACTCCAACACCCCTAGTTTCTTTAAGGtatgatttttgtttccctttgtgttttgtgttaaAAGTTgggattttgttctttttttttttttttgttagagttTTATGTAGAATGCTGTTATCTAAATTCAAGTATCAaagattttcctttttggtttgtttgattattattattaattgttagTTTGCTAATttctatgtttgattttttaggtCATGGATTCCTCCACTAATGCTCCCTTTGTTTCCACCCAAGCGGATGGTGCTGCTGCCACCTAAGCGGATGGTGCTGCTGCCACCCAAGCAGATGGTGCTATTGCCACTGCCACCCAAGAGGCTGCTGCTGCAacccaagctgaagctactgaTGGTGAGTTGCCCCTAGTTCCACCTAGTGTAGTGAGTAAGACTGGTACTGGTAGTGGTAGGAAAAAGTCTTTAGCTTGGaatcattttgaaaaagtaaaggtAGATGATGGTGTCACTATGGCTGTAtgtaattattgtaaaaaatcatatctgGCTGATAGTAAGAGTTGTGGTACTAGTAATTTATTAGCTCATGTGACAATCTGTCCTAAGAACCCTAATAGAGAAGATAAAGGGCAGAAAACCTTGgcttttgaacccaaaaatgaTGGAGATGAAGGGTTCAAACTTGTGTCAACAACTTTTTCTGTTGAGGTTTCTAGAAAGGCACTAGCTGAAATGATAATAATTGATGAGTTGCCTTTTAGGTGTGTTGAGGGTTATGGGTTTAAGAAATATGTAACTACGTTACAACCTAAGCTTCGTGTAAAAGATATTCCATCTCGACAAACTGTGGCTAGAGATGTAATTGGAATTTataatagtgagagagagaagctaaGGAAATCCTTGAAGGGTTGTAGGGTGTGTCTTACTACGGACACATGGACTTCTctacaaaatttgaattatatgtGTCTCACATGTCACTTTATTGATGATACTTGGAAGTTgcataaaagaattttaaatttttatcaagTTGAAGATCATAAGGGAGAGACTATAGGTAGAAAGATTGAGATGTCTTTGCGTGAGTGGGGTATTGATGGCATATTCACTTTGACAGTGGATAATGCTAGTTCCAATTTAACCACAGTTAAATTTTTACAAAGGGTAACAAAAGATTGGAATGGGACAGTTTTAGAAAATGAGTTAATGCACATGAGGTGTTGTGCCCATATCCTAAATCTAATTGTTGGGGAGggtttgaaagaaattgatgCATCTGTTGCTAGGGTGCGTGAAGTTGTGAGGTATGTGAAGTCCTCGCCTAATAGAAATCAAACCTTTAGGAATTTTATGGAGAGGTTAGGTATGGAGTCCAAGAGTCTTCTTTGTTTAGATGTACCTACTAGGTGGAACTCAACTTACCTTATGTTAGAAACTGCTGAAAAATTCGAGAAAGTATTCCTTAGGATGGACTTTGAAGATGATGGTTATTCGTCATATTTTAGGAGCAAGGAAGATAGTGGTGGTTTGGGATCTCCTTGTATGAGTGATTTCCAAAATTGTAGGGCATTTGTGACATTCTTGAGGCTTTTTTACAATGCAACAAAGAAGTTTTCTGGCTCTTTGTATGTGACCTCAAAtgctttttttgatgaaatcttTGTTATTCAGGAGAGTATTTCTCATTTAGTTAAATCCCAAAACACCCTCTTGAAAAACACAGCCACAAACATGCAAACTAAATTTGAGAAGTACTGGGGGGAAGGTGATAAGATTAATCCTCTTTTGTATGTGGCTGTTGTTCTTGATCCACgaaaaaaattgaggtttttgaagttctctttttctgaaatttatggGATTGAAGTGGGGAGTGTGATGGTTGATAAGGTGAAAGCTCTTTTGATGAAGTTGTATACTTTTTTCTGTTCTGTTAATTCCCCAAATGTGGAAGAACCAAGTGGGGGTGAGAGGACACCAATGGTGGTAGGTGATGCAAGTGATCCATATGTGATGGTTCACTCTAGGTATGAGCTTTTCTTAGAAGCTGAGCAATCTATAGGTTGTAGTAATGAGGTTGACAAGTATTTAGCTGAAAATTGTGATGGTAGAAGGGATGGGAATTTTGAGGTGTTGGGGTGGTGGAAGGACAATTCTAGTAGGTACCCAATGTTGTCTAAAGTGGCTAAGGATGTGCTGGCTGTACCAGTTTCGACTGTTGCATCTGAGTCAGCATTCAGCACCGGAGGCCGCATTGTTGATCCATTTCgaagttctctctctcctctcatggTTCAAAACCTTGTATGTGCACAAAATTGGCTTCAAGCCACGGTACCAATTACTCATCGCCAATCAAGGGATGAGGTTGAGGCATTGGAGGAGGAATTTCATGATTTAGGTAATATGTTTAAATTCTAGAACCTATAGTCTATGTCTCAtgttcaaacaaaatttaatatgttttatttatttccttttcttttctagttttaaatCAACAGTCATCATCAAGTGCATCAGCAAGTACCAGCTCCAATTTGGGTTCTAGCTTAGGCAAACGACCCATAATTAGTGTTGAAGATTGATAACTGAGTTGGTATGTAGCCTTTGGCCTCTTACTGTTATAAGCTTGCTGGCTTGCTGCCCTTTATATTTGGTCTTGTATTTGATAGTAATGtattatttgttaaatatttttttgtcttttgtaggcGGAATCACTTATTTTGTGAAGGAGGCAGAACCTTTTGGGAACATTTTGGAAGCTTTTTTGTAAATTGCTTTACTAACAATACTAGTCTTAATGCTTATAGGAAAGAAATCCTAGGAATCatataggttttcttttctattagttATAAGCTTGAGAAATTGTCATTTAATGTTTGGGAAAAgctattttgtttttggaaatacttgtggtattttataatttgtaattaattatattgctGGGAACATTGTATAGCCAGCAAGGTTGCTGTCTTATGATTTTCTGCCTTGTGGAAACATTGATTTTACTGCCTTATAATTAATCACTTGCTGTGTGGTTGTTGGAATGGAAATACACGTTTTGTGtattgttttgctattttgtccAGGTTATTTGTTGTGGTGATTTTTGGGTAGTTAATGTGGCTATTTAACAAGTCACAGGTGGTGAAAATAGGATTTTGTCTTACATGTGTGGAGGCTGTTTAGTCAATGTGTGGAGGCTGTTTAGTCAATTTGTAGTCAATGTGGCTGTTTAATTTGTAGTCAATGTGGCTATTTAGTTTTTGTGGTCCATGTGTGGAGGCTGAACTgatgttgtaaaaatatgtttatttggTGTTGTTGTGGAGTATTTTGTCCAAGATATTTAATACTTTAACAGGTGGTAGAAATTGGCTTCTTTTGTGACCTTTGGTGAGGTTATTTTTCCAGGAAGATTTTGTTCTGAAGGCCCAATATATTTAGAAGTGATGTTGCTTAATTTTAGTTTAGCTAAAAgccccatttttttaaaaaaaattagggaaaaCAGAGGCCCAATCTGTTttatattgaaagttcaaaaattgtGACacccaaataatttttaaaactgcCAAGTCCTTAATTTGGGCTAAAAGTGGGCTAAAAGGGCTGATAAAATTTTACCTACAAAAATTTCATATAAGTTCAAAAATTGGGCCCATATTAATGGCCCAACCCGCCTAACCGACAGCTCCGACCCGTCCATCCGATGACCCGAAGTACCGGATCCGACCCGACTATTCGGTCGGATACGGGTCTAAAATTCATCCACCCGATTCAGACGGGTCGAGTTCGGTTCAGGCCCAAACCCGAACCGACCCAACCCGTGGACAGGCCTACTTGGACCACCTATGGGTTggaaatctttcttttctcatatgcaCCCAAACCCAATCACTCGGTTCAAGGAGGACTAGTCGACGGCCCTTGTTAGCTTTAGTCACatattgctcatttttcttttctatatgttGCTATACACTTTCATGGAGTTTCTTCATCATCTTAGCCTTCTTTTGACCATCCAAACTAGTCATTTCACTAACTGGTAAAGGCAGCAAATCCAAAGGAGTTAGTGgattaaaaccataaacaatATCAAATGGTGAAAAATTAGTAGCAGAATAAACACTCCGATTATATGTAAACTCAATGAATGGCAAACAAACCTCccaatttttcaagtttttctaaATTATAGTACGCAACAAAGTAGATAAAGTTTTATTTACTACCTCAGTTTGTCCATCCGTTTGGGGGTGATAAGTAATCGAAAACAATAGTTTAGTTCCCAACTTTCCCCAcaagactttccaaaaatagttgAGGAACTTAACATCACGATCAGACACAATACTCCTAGGAACACCATGGAGCTGTACTATCTCTTTAAAGAACAAATCAGCGATATGGGTTACATCATTAGTTTTATGACAAGATATGAAATATGCCATCTTTGAAAACCTatcaacaaccacaaaaatCGAATCCCTACCATTTCTTGACCTAggcaagtctaaaacaaaatccatagaaaTATCGACCCAAGGTGCACTAAGTACGGGTAGAGGAGTGTATAATCCATGTGGTAAGACTCTAGATTTGGCCTGCCTATTGGTAATGCATCTAGCACAAACTTTCTCCACATCATGTTTCatctttggccaaaaaaaaaaaagttcatgtAACACTTCTAAAGTCTTTCTTACACCAAAATGACCCATTAAACCACCTCTATGTGCTTCACGCACAAGCAACTCACGCATAGAACTATTAGGCACACAAAGTCTATTCTCTCCAAACAAGTACCCATCTAATCTATAGAATTTACCAAATGCTGCCTTCTCACAAGCTTCATACACTATAGCAAAGTCATTATCATTAGCATACAATTCCTTAACATATTCAAATCCCAAAACTTTGCATTTAAAGTAGAGGCAAGGCATACCTTCTTGATAATGCATCAGTCACAATATTTTCCTTAccttgtttgtatttgattacATAAGGGAAGGTCTCAATGAATTCTACCCACTTGGCATGTCTTCTATTCAACTTACCTTGTCCTTTCAAGTGCTTCAAGGACTCATGGTTAGTATGTATGACAAATTCTTTCGGCCAAAGGTAATGCTGTCAAGTCTCCAATGCTCTCACCAATGCATAAAGCTCCTTGTCATATGTTGGGTAGTTCAAAATTGCCCCATTTAGCTTTTCACTAAAATAAGCTATTGGCCACTTCTCCTGCATCAAAACAGCTCCAATACCAATTCCTGAGGCATCACACTTAAtctcaaaagttttagaaaaatcagGTAATGCTAATAAAGGAGCACCACAtaactttctttaatttcaataaatgcacAATCTTGCTCACTACCCTATTTAAAACCCgcagattttttaacaatttcaatGAGAGGTGCAGCTAGTGTACTGAAATCTTTGACAAATCGGCAATAAAAACTAGCCAAATCATGAAAATAGCCTCCACATTTTCCTCATCCACCTCAATTCCTTTCGCCCTAACAACATAAACTAGAAACACAACTTTGTCCATGCAAAAGGAACATTTCTTTAAATTAgcatatagtttttcttttctcaaaacagCAAGCACACATTGCAAATTATCGATATGCTCATCTAAGTTTTTGCTATACActaaaatatcatcaaaatagacCACAACAAATCTACCTATAAACGCGCACAATGCATGATTCATTAACCTTATGAATGTACTTGGTGCATTAATCAGACAAAAAGGCATTACCAATCACTCATACAATCCATATTTACTTTTAAAGGCAGTTTTCCATTCATCACCGTCTTTTGTCCTAATTTGATGATACccatttttcaaatcaatttttgtaaaaatacatgATCCATGCAATTCATCCAACATGTCATCTAGCCTAGGGATGGGATGTCTATACTTTGCCGTAATGTTTTTGATAACCCTGCAATCAACACTCATTCTTCAAGTTCCAACCTTCTTAGGCATAAGCAGCACTGGCATTGCACACAAACTCATGCTCTCGCTCACGTGTCCTTTGGTAAGCAACTTCTCAACTTGCCTTTGAAGTTCCTTTGTCTCCTCCAAATTACTCCTATAGGCTGGTTGGTTATGAATTATCGCACCCGgcacaaaatcaatttgatgctCTATTCCTCTAATAGATGGCAATCCACTAGGCACATCATTTGGAAACATGTCCACATATTCCTatgatgagaatgcaaattgtcatatttttctcccttaatgtttagtcttttatatttatttggtgcctaaatgtactcattattcttatattttgatttaggatgcaaatggaggcgttaagtgcaaaacgtagctaattggGCGATTCTAGACAACTTTGACATTGCTTCGTAATCTGGAcataactctctcatccaagctccgattgagatgattcaagatgcGAAGGAACGCCAAAACAGAGatctacaactttcatgttttgagttttgagagatacggGTTGCATCAAGGTCGAAATTGGGTttgaagttgctgcacctgcaCTGCTGACGTTCTAGAATGTTCCTTTGCTTGCAATTCTAACACACAGATTTGATGGCGTTTATTTTCAGAAGCTTCCAGATCTGGTGCACGAAATTTCCAgctgaaaaacaccactttcct
This genomic window contains:
- the LOC126696113 gene encoding zinc finger BED domain-containing protein RICESLEEPER 2-like; the protein is MSKRSMFVCMVSGDEQAHSLRCEYKSDEPSNSERESSTGIESCPSGVFSLQIHNSNTPSFFKVMDSSTNAPFVSTQADDGAIATATQEAAAATQAEATDGELPLVPPSVVSKTGTGSGRKKSLAWNHFEKVKVDDGVTMAVCNYCKKSYLADSKSCGTSNLLAHVTICPKNPNREDKGQKTLAFEPKNDGDEGFKLVSTTFSVEVSRKALAEMIIIDELPFRCVEGYGFKKYVTTLQPKLRVKDIPSRQTVARDVIGIYNSEREKLRKSLKGCRVCLTTDTWTSLQNLNYMCLTCHFIDDTWKLHKRILNFYQVEDHKGETIGRKIEMSLREWGIDGIFTLTVDNASSNLTTVKFLQRVTKDWNGTVLENELMHMRCCAHILNLIVGEGLKEIDASVARVREVVRYVKSSPNRNQTFRNFMERLGMESKSLLCLDVPTRWNSTYLMLETAEKFEKVFLRMDFEDDGYSSYFRSKEDSGGLGSPCMSDFQNCRAFVTFLRLFYNATKKFSGSLYVTSNAFFDEIFVIQESISHLVKSQNTLLKNTATNMQTKFEKYWGEGDKINPLLYVAVVLDPRKKLRFLKFSFSEIYGIEVGSVMVDKVKALLMKLYTFFCSVNSPNVEEPSGGERTPMVVGDASDPYVMVHSRYELFLEAEQSIGCSNEVDKYLAENCDGRRDGNFEVLGWWKDNSSRYPMLSKVAKDVLAVPVSTVASESAFSTGGRIVDPFRSSLSPLMVQNLVCAQNWLQATVPITHRQSRDEVEALEEEFHDLVLNQQSSSSASASTSSNLGSSLGKRPIISVED